The Neorhodopirellula lusitana sequence TAGATAAAAGGTACGGTCCATTTTATCCATCGACATAGCATCCTGCGAAGCAATAGACCGCGGGCTTCTTGTTCATATTCCCCCGGTTTTGCACTCCCTGTCATTAAGTTTTCGTGAACATTCCATTTCAGCTCTGAAACAGGTCATCTCGGTAGTCCACTCGACACAGAAAAAGACCGTGCGGTGGTGCGGTTGGCCCGGCTTGGTTCCTGTCCTTGGATGCAATGACTTCATCGATCCAATCCAGCGACCGTCGGCCCCGAGCGACCTCGATCATCGTGCCCACCAGATTCCGAACCATGTTGTATAGAAAGCCATTGCCTTCCACCTGATACACCCACTGCGTACCAGCAGAGCAGCTTCCATCCACAGGCTCAATCGCTGGTCGCCACTGGCTCGACGTGATCGTTCGCACCGTGCTATTCCGCTGCGAGCCAGCCGCTTGGAAAGCGGCGAAGTCATGACAGCCGATAAACTTTTTGGCCGACTTTTGAAGCAGGTCCAGATCCAAGTGCGTGGTCACACGATGCCAAGTGCGATAGCGAAATGGATCGCGGTTACCGCCCACCTGAATTTGGTACCGATAGCATTTACCAAGCGCGTCGGCGATCGGATGAAATCGTCCCTTCGCCTCACGAACCTCCAACACAACAATGTCGTCAGGCAATCGTGAATTGATCGCGCGTAACAATGCCTTCCCATCAGCGTTCCATCGGGGCATCACACAACGCGCGACCTGACCGATCGCATGCACGCCTGCGTCGGTACGACCGCTACCTAAAATCCTGCCCGACCGATCACGCTCACTGGTGTCGTTGGCCGAATCGCTGTCGCACTGATCACCCTCGTCCAACTGCCCCATCAATGGACGCACCACACGTTCCAGTTCGCCTTGAATCGTCTTGCGTCCGGGTTGCACCTGCCATCCGGAATACTGGGTCCCATCGTAGGAGACCGTTAGCGCAAACGTCCGAGTCCTTGACGCCACGGACTGCTCGGTGATGCTAGTCGTCATACTTGATTCTTCATAACGTGTCTCTTAGTCATTCTCGTACCAACACCGCTCGATGCCCCATCGTATCCGCCTACGCCATCCTTGGACGCAACAGCCCCACTCCG is a genomic window containing:
- the truA gene encoding tRNA pseudouridine(38-40) synthase TruA; this encodes MTTSITEQSVASRTRTFALTVSYDGTQYSGWQVQPGRKTIQGELERVVRPLMGQLDEGDQCDSDSANDTSERDRSGRILGSGRTDAGVHAIGQVARCVMPRWNADGKALLRAINSRLPDDIVVLEVREAKGRFHPIADALGKCYRYQIQVGGNRDPFRYRTWHRVTTHLDLDLLQKSAKKFIGCHDFAAFQAAGSQRNSTVRTITSSQWRPAIEPVDGSCSAGTQWVYQVEGNGFLYNMVRNLVGTMIEVARGRRSLDWIDEVIASKDRNQAGPTAPPHGLFLCRVDYRDDLFQS